From one Gemella morbillorum genomic stretch:
- a CDS encoding tetratricopeptide repeat protein: MNDKKFWKIIYLYITKYNYNILHYRPEKKDVWLIDENNELVRFIYSDSFKSSEIDSIVSNIIRNEERLKKMFKLNCLKIKIFYVSPDFDSTVVDYKKYRISSSLMIERILYNDKNRKLFIRESDAKFIDNTPDTLRYKNRVVELYKRQTLDKNILDVKYSGIAIFYLVLFILNYLTIYFSNRQISIYQYLNYNYQKIISGQFYRFFTSVFMIENVKSLIVILVALLATSILFNKALNIVKSISILATISLFFNLFLIFGYSGNLDIALASNFGLLGSIFISQLTKKNDNLKFLYIGSLSILYLVGAVIFFDTALSIYIFAFILGVFIQLFLEKKKNMYIMVSSIIVIVVFGFVVLFTGLNTKGLINNYRVNKVEQRLLKHHSDEDIFSLEKELTSNNKSVLTYYELGMIKLMKSSKQDAKKVFLEGINFDNTFAPMYYNLALIERQEGNYSKSKEYAQKAYDLEKVEKYKNLVDELNND; this comes from the coding sequence ATGAATGACAAAAAATTTTGGAAAATTATTTATTTATATATAACAAAGTATAACTACAATATTTTACACTATCGTCCAGAGAAAAAAGATGTTTGGCTTATTGATGAAAATAATGAGTTAGTAAGGTTCATATATAGCGATAGTTTTAAATCTTCAGAAATAGATAGTATTGTTTCTAATATTATAAGGAACGAAGAAAGACTAAAAAAAATGTTTAAACTGAATTGTTTAAAAATTAAAATTTTTTATGTTTCTCCCGATTTTGATAGTACTGTAGTGGATTACAAAAAATATAGAATTTCTTCAAGTTTAATGATAGAGAGAATACTCTACAATGATAAAAATAGAAAATTATTTATTAGAGAATCAGATGCTAAGTTTATAGATAATACACCAGATACTCTTCGATATAAAAATCGAGTTGTAGAATTATATAAAAGACAAACTTTAGATAAAAATATTTTAGATGTAAAGTATAGTGGTATAGCAATTTTTTATTTAGTATTATTTATCCTGAACTACTTAACGATTTATTTTTCAAATAGACAAATTTCTATATATCAGTATTTAAACTATAATTATCAAAAAATCATAAGTGGTCAGTTTTATCGTTTTTTCACAAGTGTTTTTATGATAGAAAATGTGAAGAGTTTGATAGTAATATTAGTTGCATTGCTAGCTACATCGATATTGTTCAATAAAGCACTGAATATAGTTAAATCAATCAGTATATTGGCAACTATATCTCTATTCTTTAATTTATTTTTAATTTTTGGATATTCTGGTAATCTAGATATAGCACTTGCATCGAACTTTGGGTTGCTAGGGTCGATATTTATAAGCCAACTTACTAAGAAAAATGATAATCTTAAGTTTTTATATATTGGAAGTTTATCTATTTTATATTTGGTCGGAGCGGTTATATTTTTTGATACAGCGTTGTCTATATATATATTTGCCTTTATATTAGGTGTTTTTATACAGCTTTTCTTAGAAAAGAAAAAGAATATGTACATAATGGTATCAAGTATTATTGTAATAGTTGTTTTTGGCTTTGTAGTTTTATTTACAGGTCTTAATACAAAAGGGTTAATAAATAATTATCGAGTGAATAAAGTTGAACAAAGATTACTTAAACATCATTCAGATGAAGATATTTTTAGTCTAGAAAAAGAACTGACTTCAAATAATAAATCTGTGTTGACTTATTATGAGCTAGGTATGATTAAATTGATGAAATCATCTAAGCAAGATGCTAAGAAAGTTTTCTTAGAAGGAATAAATTTTGATAATACATTTGCACCTATGTATTATAATTTAGCTTTAATAGAGCGCCAAGAAGGAAATTATAGTAAAAGTAAGGAATATGCTCAAAAAGCTTATGATTTAGAAAAAGTAGAAAAATATAAAAATTTGGTTGATGAGTTGAATAATGATTAA
- a CDS encoding FtsW/RodA/SpoVE family cell cycle protein → MIREIRKSIKHERRHVRVDWMVALTLLILLIFSCIMVYSASMIGNKYGTFTSSVPVEASYFLKRQAAWAVLSYVAFLFFSVAIPHEFFKNKKLLQYGFWGMLILLIIPLLFSATNGARSWIRLGALSFQPSTLAQLFIIIYMAFILETRKVKLRQLCTSSELFSIFSIPLALIAVIALQNDTGMILITLSVIGIMTLCSNIHFKNIKKILTLAIIGVALLIMYVLIQASFSNGTSYRTNRLKVFLNPFSENLSAAADQVINSYIAFGNGGLVGRGLGNSIQKLGYLPEAHTDFILAIIAEELGLIGVLFVIALLGLLIGKVIFAGTKSKNTFSAMYALGFASLLIVQAVVNIGGVTASIPMTGVPLPFISNGGSSLLILSVGLGIATNVLSHVKYLREQK, encoded by the coding sequence ATGATTAGAGAAATAAGAAAATCTATAAAGCATGAACGTAGACATGTAAGAGTTGACTGGATGGTTGCCTTAACTTTGTTAATATTACTAATATTTAGCTGTATTATGGTTTATAGTGCTAGTATGATTGGTAATAAATATGGGACGTTTACATCTTCTGTTCCAGTAGAAGCAAGTTATTTTCTTAAAAGACAGGCTGCTTGGGCTGTTTTATCTTATGTAGCATTTTTATTTTTTAGTGTAGCAATTCCACATGAGTTTTTTAAAAATAAAAAGTTATTGCAATATGGCTTTTGGGGTATGTTAATCTTACTTATTATTCCACTATTATTTTCAGCTACAAATGGTGCTCGCTCGTGGATTCGATTAGGTGCGCTTAGTTTTCAGCCGTCTACTTTGGCTCAGTTATTCATTATAATATATATGGCGTTTATATTAGAAACTAGAAAAGTAAAACTTCGTCAACTGTGTACCAGTAGTGAGCTATTTAGTATTTTTAGTATACCTTTAGCTTTAATTGCTGTAATTGCACTGCAAAATGATACAGGGATGATTTTAATTACTTTATCGGTTATAGGAATAATGACATTATGTTCTAATATACATTTTAAAAATATAAAAAAAATACTTACTCTTGCAATAATAGGGGTAGCACTTCTTATTATGTATGTGCTTATCCAGGCAAGTTTTTCTAATGGAACTTCTTATAGAACAAATCGTCTAAAAGTATTTTTAAATCCTTTTTCAGAAAATTTAAGTGCAGCTGCTGATCAAGTTATTAACTCATATATAGCTTTTGGAAATGGTGGCTTAGTAGGAAGAGGATTAGGAAACTCTATTCAAAAGTTAGGATATTTACCAGAAGCACATACTGACTTTATATTAGCTATTATCGCAGAAGAATTAGGACTTATTGGAGTTCTATTTGTAATAGCGTTACTGGGGCTTCTTATAGGAAAAGTCATTTTTGCAGGAACTAAATCAAAAAATACATTTTCAGCAATGTATGCACTTGGGTTTGCTAGCTTACTAATAGTCCAAGCTGTTGTAAATATTGGTGGAGTAACAGCCTCAATACCTATGACAGGTGTACCATTACCTTTTATAAGTAATGGTGGTAGTTCATTACTTATTTTGAGTGTGGGATTAGGAATAGCAACAAATGTTCTATCACATGTAAAATATTTAAGAGAGCAAAAATAA
- the queA gene encoding tRNA preQ1(34) S-adenosylmethionine ribosyltransferase-isomerase QueA, translated as MKLEQFDFYLPEELIAQTPLLKRDTSKLLCIDKKENNYEHKTFSDIIDYFEAGDTLVLNNTRVMPARLYGQKKDTGAAIEVLLLKNEVDNIWECLVKPAKRIKIGSVVSFGDGIMEAICTRVLDDGFRYFEFKYEGIFQERLDELGTMPLPPYIKERLTDKERYQTVYSKEVGSSAAPTAGLHFTNELLDKIRAKGVNVAYLTLHVGLGTFRPVAVENIEEHDMHSEYYTLDEKTAEIINKTKENNGRIFSVGTTTTRTLETIARDNNGKIVAASGWTNIFIYPGFKFKCVDGLITNFHLPKSSLIMLVSAFYEREKILDLYKIAVENKYRFFSFGDAMIIV; from the coding sequence ATGAAATTAGAACAGTTTGATTTTTATTTACCAGAGGAATTGATTGCGCAGACCCCTCTGTTAAAAAGAGATACTAGTAAATTACTTTGTATTGACAAAAAAGAAAATAATTATGAGCATAAAACTTTTTCAGATATTATAGATTATTTTGAAGCAGGCGATACCTTAGTACTTAATAATACAAGAGTAATGCCAGCACGTCTGTATGGACAAAAAAAGGATACAGGTGCAGCGATAGAAGTATTATTATTAAAAAATGAAGTCGATAATATTTGGGAATGTCTAGTAAAACCAGCAAAAAGAATAAAAATAGGAAGTGTAGTTTCATTTGGTGATGGAATTATGGAGGCAATATGTACAAGAGTACTTGATGATGGTTTTAGATATTTTGAATTCAAATACGAAGGTATTTTTCAAGAACGTTTGGATGAGCTTGGTACGATGCCATTACCTCCATATATAAAGGAAAGATTAACAGATAAAGAAAGATATCAAACGGTATATTCAAAAGAAGTAGGTAGTTCAGCGGCTCCAACAGCAGGACTGCATTTTACCAATGAATTGTTAGATAAAATTAGGGCTAAAGGAGTTAATGTTGCATACTTGACTTTACATGTAGGGCTTGGAACATTTAGACCGGTTGCAGTGGAAAATATTGAAGAACACGATATGCATTCTGAATATTATACATTAGATGAAAAAACTGCAGAGATTATTAATAAAACAAAAGAAAATAATGGTAGAATTTTTTCTGTTGGAACAACAACTACTAGAACGCTAGAAACAATCGCAAGAGATAATAACGGCAAAATAGTAGCTGCATCTGGTTGGACAAATATTTTTATTTATCCAGGTTTTAAATTTAAATGTGTTGATGGACTAATTACAAATTTTCATTTACCAAAATCTTCGTTAATAATGCTTGTAAGTGCATTTTATGAAAGAGAAAAGATTTTAGATTTGTATAAAATAGCAGTAGAAAACAAATATCGCTTCTTTAGTTTTGGCGATGCGATGATAATAGTTTAA
- a CDS encoding YqgQ family protein, whose product MKNFYDLQQFLKTFGIIIYMKDRKHTLSMVEYEVRELRRIELISKEEFLRAMLIIKQEVNYELSKG is encoded by the coding sequence ATGAAAAATTTTTATGATTTACAGCAATTTTTAAAAACTTTTGGTATAATAATATACATGAAGGATAGAAAACATACGCTTAGTATGGTAGAATATGAAGTAAGAGAATTAAGACGTATAGAATTAATTTCCAAAGAAGAGTTTTTGAGAGCGATGCTAATAATAAAGCAGGAAGTTAATTATGAGTTATCAAAAGGATAG
- a CDS encoding DUF1507 family protein has translation MKNSLIFIKVRKRIEEDVMQIEDMINACLAIKGQKKCPLYQDVIDTQIYGLTKEINLAVEIGCMSYKKGRAILASLEEKASAMYSSVDIESKAN, from the coding sequence TTGAAAAATAGTCTTATATTTATTAAGGTAAGAAAAAGAATAGAAGAAGATGTTATGCAAATTGAGGATATGATTAATGCTTGTTTAGCAATAAAAGGTCAGAAAAAATGTCCGCTTTATCAAGATGTAATAGATACTCAAATTTATGGATTAACAAAAGAGATCAACTTAGCAGTAGAGATAGGATGTATGTCTTATAAAAAAGGACGTGCTATTTTGGCGAGTTTAGAAGAAAAAGCAAGTGCTATGTATTCAAGTGTTGATATAGAGAGTAAAGCGAACTAG